DNA from bacterium:
GGCACGAGACGAGGGAGCGCTTCGCGGGCTGCGGTCCAAGAAGCGCGGCGCGAAGCCAAAGGCAAGCAACCCGCTCGAACCGAAAGTCCGCGAACTCGAAGCGAAGGTGGCTCGCCTCGAGAAGGACCTGCACAAGGCACACACGATCCTGGATGTTCAGGAAAAAGTTGCCGGGCTGCTGGGCTTCAGCCTCGAGGACGGGAAGGACTGTTGATCGCAGCCGAAGGGTTGTCCGTGCAGGTCGGTGTTGAGCCGGCCTGCACGGCGCTCGGTGTGTCGCGCGCAACATTCTATCGCCGCAAGAGGCCGATTCCCGGGCGTCAGCAGCCCCGTCCTACGCCCGCCCGGGCCTTAAGCAAGAACGAGCGCGAACGTGTTGTCGAGGTACTCAGCTCGGATCGCTTCGTCGATCGATCGCCCGCCGAGGTGTTCGCGACGTTGCTCGACGAGAAGACGTATCTCTGCAGCGAGCGCACGATGTACCGGGTCCTGGCCGAGTGCC
Protein-coding regions in this window:
- a CDS encoding IS3 family transposase: MIAAEGLSVQVGVEPACTALGVSRATFYRRKRPIPGRQQPRPTPARALSKNERERVVEVLSSDRFVDRSPAEVFATLLDEKTYLCSERTMYRVLAECQPVRERRNQLQHPQYAKPELMATAPNQVWSWDIT